The DNA segment TGCTGATGATCCTGGTCGGCGTCTGGAGCCTGTGGCTGCGCTGGCGCGGCGGGCTGTTCCGCTCGCGGCCGTTCCTCTACCTGTGCCTGTGGATGGGACCCTCCGGGCTGATCGCCATTCTTGCCGGCTGGTTCACCACCGAGATGGGCCGCCAGCCCTGGGTGGTCTATGGCCTGATGCGCACGAGCGAGGCAGCGTCCAATCACAGCGTCAGCCAGATGAGCCTGACCCTGGTGAGCTTCGTGGTGGTGTACTTCGTGCTCTTCGGCGCGGGGCTGGGCTACATGATGCGCCTGGTGCGCAAGGGCCCGGTCACCGACGAAGGCAAGGAACAGGGCATCGGCGGCCCCGGCCAGCACCGAACCCCCGCCCGCCCGCTCTCGGCGACCGAAGAGGGCATGGACGATGACGACAACGCTGCAACCCTGCCGAGGAATTGAACATGGGCGTCGACCTTTCACTGATCTGGGCCATCATCATCATCTTTGGCGTGATGATGTATGTGGTGATGGACGGTTTCGACCTCGGAATCGGCATCCTCTTCCCCTTCGTCAAGGATGACGGCGAGCGCGACGTGATGATGAACACCGTCGCGCCGGTCTGGGACGGCAACGAGACCTGGCTGATACTCGGCGGCGCCGGCCTGTTCGGCGCCTTCCCGCTGGCCTACTCGGTGGTCCTCTCCGCGCTCTACCTGCCGCTGATCCTGATGCTGCTGGGCCTGATCTTCCGTGGCGTGGCTTTCGAGTTCCGCTTCAAGGCCAAACCGGCCAAGCGTCACCTCTGGGACAAGGCCTTCATCGGCGGCTCCATCGCCGCCACCTTCTTCCAGGGCGTGGCGCTCGGCGCCTACATCGAAGGTATTCCGGTGGTGGGCCGCACCTTTGCCGGCGGCTCGCTGGACTGGCTGGCACCCTTCCCGCTGTTCTGCGGCCTGGGCCTGATCGCCGCCTACGCGCTGCTGGGCTGCACCTGGCTGATCATGAAGACCGAAGGCCGCCTGCAGCAGCAGATGCACGACTTGGCGCGCCCGCTGGTGCTGGTGCTGCTGGGCATCACCGGCATCGTCAGCATCTGGACCCCGCTGGCCCATGAGGACATTGCCGCGCGCTGGTTCAGCCTGCCCAACCTGTTCTGGTTCATGCCGGTGCCGATCCTGGTGCTGATCTGCACCTGGGCGCTGCTGCGCGCGGTGGCCAACAACGCCCACCACGCGCCTTTCGTGCTGACCCTGGTGCTGATCTTCCTCGGCTACAGCGGCTTAGGCATCAGCCTCTGGCCGAACGTGATCCCGCCGTCCATCTCCATCTGGGAGGCCGCCGCTCCGCCGCAGAGCCAGGGCTTCATGCTGGTGGGCGCGTTGTTCATCATCCCGTTCATCCTGATGTACACCGCGTGGAGCTACTACGTGTTCCGCGGCAAGGTGACCCAGGAAGACGGTTACCACTAGGAGAGGCCTGTGGATAACGCCGAGAATAAGCCCCTGTGGAAGCGCCTGGGCTGGCTGGTGGGCATCTGGGCCCTCAGCGTGCTGGCCCTGGGCGCGGTGGCCTACCTGTTGCGGATGGTCATGACGGCGGCGGGGTTGAGTACGCAGTGAGGTAAGTCCGAGCGGGCGTCAGCTTCCCTCACCCCAACCCTCTCCCAGAGGGAGAGGGGGCTGTCCGTGCCTAGGGCTGACCGGCGTGAGTCACCCCTCTCCCCTTGGGAGAGGGGCCGGGGCGGGCCGCGTTCGGATGAGGGTAGTCAGGCCCCGCACGGAGTTATTTGCTCGCCTTCAACACCACGAATTTCGGCGTGGCCGCCACCTGCTCCACCCCCCGGAACAGGCGCTTGAGCTTGGCGTGGTAGCCCAGGTGACGGTTGCCCACTATCCACAGCTCGCCCCCTGCAACCAATGCATTGCGCGCCTGCACGAACATGCGCCAGGCGAGGAAGTCGCCCACCACCTGCTGCTGGTGGAAGGGCGGATTGCACAGCACCAGGTCCAGCGAGTCCGCCGGCTGTTCGGCCAGACCGTCGCCGGCGCGGATATCCACGGGGCGTTCGCCCAGCGCTGCTTGCCAGTTTTCCCGCGCTGATTGCACTGCCATGTACGACTCGTCCATCAGGGTCATCTGCGCCTGCGGGTTGGCCAGGGCGTAGGCGATGCCGAGCACGCCGTTGCCGCAGCCCAGGTCCGCCGCGCGGATGTCCGCCAGGCTGCGCGGCAGGTGCGGGAGGAAGGCGCGAGTGCCGATATCCAGCCCTTCGCGGCAGAACACGTTGGCGTGGTTGATCAGCGTCAGGCGTGGCTGGTCCAACTGGTAGCGGGTGGGGTAGGGCGAGGCGATGGCCGGTTTCTGCTCGGGCGTTGCGATCAGCAGGCGGGCTTTCTTCACGGCAAGGGACGGCTGCATCGGGCCGATGTATTTCGCCAGCAGTTCGCCTGCGGCGTGAGGCAGGTGCTTGACCATGCCCGCAGCGACCACGGTCGCGCCGGGAGCCAGTTGGCCATGCAGGCGGATCAGTTGCTCTTCCAGCAGCGCCAGGGTCTTGGGCACGCGGATCAGTACCCGGTCGAACGGACCCTCGGCCACCTCGCTGGCGGGCACGAAACGCACGTGTCCGGCCTCCAGTCCATTGCGCGCCAGGTTGCGCTGCAGGGCGATGTGGCCCAGGTGGGAGTCGCCGCTGCTGGTGACCTGCGCGTGAGGGGCAAGGCTGGCGGCCAGGGCGCCGAAACTGTCGTTCAGCACCAGGATGCGCGTATCGCTCGTGAGGCCCTGCTCATGCAGGTGGCTGAGCAGGTATTCGTCGGCGGCGTCGAAGGCCTGCAGCGGGTCGTCCTGCTGCTCGGGCTGGCGAACGAGGTCGAGCTGGGCGAAAGGCGTAGCAAATATAGGCATAAGAACCGGCGGTGTTTCTGAAGGCCGCTTTGCGCGACACTGGGACGGCCTTCGAACGAATCGGAAATGAGTGGGAGCGGAGTATGACCGCCAGCGAAGAGAAGTTCACCCGTCAGACCTTGCTGGAAGTAGAGACCCTGACCCCCAGCTTGTTCACCCTGCGTACCACCCGTGACGCGGGCTATCGCTTCCGCGCCGGCCAGTTCGCCCGCCTGGGCGTGACCAAGGCCGACGGCAGCACGGTCTGGCGCGCCTATTCCATGGTCTCGGCGCCCCATGATGAGTACCTGGAATTCTTCTCCATCGTCGTACCGGGGGGCGAGTTCACCAGCGAACTGTCGCACCTTGCGGAAGGTGACACCCTGATGGTCGACAAGACGGCCTTCGGCTTCCTCACCCTCGACCGCTTCGTCGACGGTCGCGACCTCTGGCTGCTGGCCACCGGGACGGGCCTCGCGCCCTTCCTGTCGATCCTCCAGGACCTGGAAGTCTGGCAACGCTTCGAGCGCATCATCCTGGTCTACAGCGTGCGCCAGGCTGCCGAACTGGCCTACCAGCCGCTGATCGACGACCTGAAAAATCGCGATTACCTGGAGGGCGTGGCCGAGAAGCTGCTGTACATCCCCGTGGTGACCCGCGAGGACGTTTCCGGCGCGCTGCACGGGCGCATCACCACCCTGATCGAGAACGGCGAACTGGAACGCGCCGCGGGCCTCGACCTGATCCCGGAACATTCCCGCGTGATGCTCTGCGGCAACCCACAGATGATCGATGACACGCGTGCCGTGCTGAAAACGCGTGACATGAACCTGAGCCTGACCCGTCGACCGGGGCAAGTGGCAGTGGAGAATTACTGGTAGAGAGGCATCGCGAATGAGTTCGCTCCCACAGGGGGCACCGGATGCCTTTCATTGTGGGAGCGAATTCATTCGCGAAAGGGCTGCATAGCAGCCCCTGATTCACGCCTCCATCTCGACCCGGCTCGCACAACCCCCATCACACCTCCCTGGGCAACTGCACCCGGTACTGCTGCGCCCGGTGGCGCGTTCCATGCGCCGGGCCACGGGTTCGTCGTCGGCAAACGGCAGCATGGTGGCTTCGTCCAGCTGGCGTTGGTCGCGGCCCCCCAGGCAGGCCTGGGTGGTGAGGTAGAAGAACGCCAATGCGGCCAGGCTGAGCAGTGCATAGGCGCCTTCGCTATCCATGGGCGACCGCCTGCGGCACCACTTCGGTGGTGCGCACATCGCCGACGCGAACCGTGCGCCAGGTGTTCCAGGCCATCAGCAGCATGCCGGTGACGAAGAAGATGCCGCCCACCATACGCACCACGAATCCGGGGTGGCTGGCTTCCAGAGCCTCTACGAAGGAATAGGTGAGGGTGCCGTCCTCGTTGACCGCACGCCACATCAGGCCCTGGGTGATGCCGTTGACCCACATGGAGGCGATGTAGAGCACGGTGCCGATGGTGGCCAGCCAGAAGTGCGCGTTGATCAGACCGGTGCTGTGCATCTGCGCGCGGCCATACAGCCGGGGGATCAGGTGGTAGAGCGAGCCGATGGTGATCATCGCCACCCAGCCCAGCGCCCCGGCGTGCACGTGGCCGATGGTCCAGTCGGTGTAGTGGGACAGCGCGTTGACCGTCTTGATGGCCATCATCGGGCCTTCGAAGGTGGACATGCCGTAGAAGGCGAGAGAGACCACCAGAAAGCGCAGGATCGGGTCGTCGCGCAGCTTATGCCAGGCCCCGGAGAGGGTCATCATGCCGTTGATCATGCCGCCCCAGCTGGGAGCCAGCAGGATGATCGACATCACCATGCCGAGGGACTGCGCCCAGTCGGGCAGGGCGGTGTAGTGCAGATGGTGCGGACCGGCCCAGATGTACAGGGTGATCAGCGCCCAGAAGTGCACGATGGATAGCCGATAGGAATACACCGGACGCCCGGCTTGCTTGGGAATGAAGTAGTACATCATCCCCAGGAAACCGGTGGTCAGGAAGAAGCCCACGGCGTTGTGGCCGTACCACCACTGCACCATGGCGTCGGTGGCACCGGAGTAAACCGAGTAGGACTTGAACCAGCTCACCGGAATGGCCAGGTGGTTGACCACGTGGAGCATCGCCGTGACCAGGATGAAGGCGCCGAAGAACCAGTTGCCCACGTAGATGTGCTTGGTCTTGCGCTTCATCACGGTGCCGAAGAACACCACTGCGTAGGCGACCCAGACGATGCCCATCCACACCGCGCCGGTGAACTCCACCTCGGCATATTCCTTGGTGGTGGTCAGCCCCTGAGGCAGGGTGACCAGCAAGATCACCACCAGCGCCTGCCAGCCCCAGAAGGTGAAGGCGGCAAGCCCGCCGCCGAACAGCCGCGCCTGGCAGGTGCGCTGCACCGTGTAGTAGCTGGTGGCGAACAGCGCACTGCCGCCGAAGGCGAAGATCACCAGATTGGTGTGCAGTGGGCGCAGGCGGCCGAAGCTGGTCCAGGGCAGATTGAGGTTCAGGTCCGGCCAGACGAGCTGGGCGGCGATGAACACCCCCATGCCCATGCCGACGATGCCCCAGACCAGGGTCATCAGGGTGAACTGGCGAACCACCTTGTAGTCGTAGGCGGGTGCCTGAAGTGCGGTACTCATGTGCGA comes from the Pseudomonas sp. TCU-HL1 genome and includes:
- the cydB gene encoding cytochrome d ubiquinol oxidase subunit II — encoded protein: MGVDLSLIWAIIIIFGVMMYVVMDGFDLGIGILFPFVKDDGERDVMMNTVAPVWDGNETWLILGGAGLFGAFPLAYSVVLSALYLPLILMLLGLIFRGVAFEFRFKAKPAKRHLWDKAFIGGSIAATFFQGVALGAYIEGIPVVGRTFAGGSLDWLAPFPLFCGLGLIAAYALLGCTWLIMKTEGRLQQQMHDLARPLVLVLLGITGIVSIWTPLAHEDIAARWFSLPNLFWFMPVPILVLICTWALLRAVANNAHHAPFVLTLVLIFLGYSGLGISLWPNVIPPSISIWEAAAPPQSQGFMLVGALFIIPFILMYTAWSYYVFRGKVTQEDGYH
- a CDS encoding DUF2474 domain-containing protein; this translates as MDNAENKPLWKRLGWLVGIWALSVLALGAVAYLLRMVMTAAGLSTQ
- a CDS encoding cbb3-type cytochrome c oxidase subunit 3; the protein is MDSEGAYALLSLAALAFFYLTTQACLGGRDQRQLDEATMLPFADDEPVARRMERATGRSSTGCSCPGRCDGGCASRVEMEA
- a CDS encoding methyltransferase is translated as MPIFATPFAQLDLVRQPEQQDDPLQAFDAADEYLLSHLHEQGLTSDTRILVLNDSFGALAASLAPHAQVTSSGDSHLGHIALQRNLARNGLEAGHVRFVPASEVAEGPFDRVLIRVPKTLALLEEQLIRLHGQLAPGATVVAAGMVKHLPHAAGELLAKYIGPMQPSLAVKKARLLIATPEQKPAIASPYPTRYQLDQPRLTLINHANVFCREGLDIGTRAFLPHLPRSLADIRAADLGCGNGVLGIAYALANPQAQMTLMDESYMAVQSARENWQAALGERPVDIRAGDGLAEQPADSLDLVLCNPPFHQQQVVGDFLAWRMFVQARNALVAGGELWIVGNRHLGYHAKLKRLFRGVEQVAATPKFVVLKASK
- a CDS encoding ferredoxin--NADP reductase, translating into MTASEEKFTRQTLLEVETLTPSLFTLRTTRDAGYRFRAGQFARLGVTKADGSTVWRAYSMVSAPHDEYLEFFSIVVPGGEFTSELSHLAEGDTLMVDKTAFGFLTLDRFVDGRDLWLLATGTGLAPFLSILQDLEVWQRFERIILVYSVRQAAELAYQPLIDDLKNRDYLEGVAEKLLYIPVVTREDVSGALHGRITTLIENGELERAAGLDLIPEHSRVMLCGNPQMIDDTRAVLKTRDMNLSLTRRPGQVAVENYW
- the ccoN gene encoding cytochrome-c oxidase, cbb3-type subunit I, with the translated sequence MSTALQAPAYDYKVVRQFTLMTLVWGIVGMGMGVFIAAQLVWPDLNLNLPWTSFGRLRPLHTNLVIFAFGGSALFATSYYTVQRTCQARLFGGGLAAFTFWGWQALVVILLVTLPQGLTTTKEYAEVEFTGAVWMGIVWVAYAVVFFGTVMKRKTKHIYVGNWFFGAFILVTAMLHVVNHLAIPVSWFKSYSVYSGATDAMVQWWYGHNAVGFFLTTGFLGMMYYFIPKQAGRPVYSYRLSIVHFWALITLYIWAGPHHLHYTALPDWAQSLGMVMSIILLAPSWGGMINGMMTLSGAWHKLRDDPILRFLVVSLAFYGMSTFEGPMMAIKTVNALSHYTDWTIGHVHAGALGWVAMITIGSLYHLIPRLYGRAQMHSTGLINAHFWLATIGTVLYIASMWVNGITQGLMWRAVNEDGTLTYSFVEALEASHPGFVVRMVGGIFFVTGMLLMAWNTWRTVRVGDVRTTEVVPQAVAHG